The genome window AAATTTCCTTATCATGTCTGCTTCAGAACTGAAGTCCAGATTAACCTAAAAAGTTGGGGGGAAAAAAAGGATTTGCATGAACTACAAATATTTGACTCCTCACCAAAACCAATGGAATACCAGATTATGAAACATAATTATGTATAAGAAGTATTCGTCAAAAGTACCTGATTAGATTAGTAACAAAGATCTTACCTGTACAGTGCAAGTTCTGAACATCATATCAAGTCCAAGGGTGCCAACTTTTGGCATGTAATTTCTCATAATATCATATCTTCCCTGAACCACAATTCTCAATCACCATGCATGTAACCAAAGTATATAAAAGCAATGAAAAGTGACATTATTAAAGCTGTTACTAGACCAAATTGGGATAACAAGTAAATACAGtatgaaatttcaaaagcaGCATTTGATATTAGCATCTAATGACAAGAGTTACTTTAGAAGAGTGATGTGCTTTGGTGTTCCTTTTCTCATTATAAAACTAATAGGAGGTTGTTTCaagaaaatgattaaaaattatCCATCAAATAAAGCTGCAACCCTTCTATAGCCTTCCAATAACCAGTAAAGTGGAATAAAGAGGAATGCTTCAGCAACTGTGCGGCTGTGCATCTCAATTTCCAATCTAAACAAAAGATGGGTTCGTGCATTGCCATATGGTTGAGAAGAGGATTCAAAAATACCTTGGGCATAATAGGTATGTCCTTAAGTTCCCATTTGGGCTGAAAACCGATCCCAAGAAATCCGATTCCCATTTCCTCTGTAATTGCTTTGACCTAATAAAAGTTAATAGAGAACACATTTACTCACCAAATACAAAACAACAAATAGAAACTTCATTTGTCAACTAGATTTCACTTTaaatcaatttatgcatgaaataTGACAATACTTCGCACTTCATTGTAAAGTACTGTTGTTTTTTCTGACCTGATAAAGGTGTGAATTGACTTCAGCACAAGTTTGATGCAGTGTCGCAAGAGGTGCACCACTAAGTTCAAATTGACCTCCAGGCTCCAGCGATATGCTTTGCTTACCCTGTCCCATaatgtcatattttttttcaaatgacaaacaaTAAATGACATGGGTTTCATgataattaatttcaaatggAAATATGAGGATGCATGAGTTACAAAGGGTTTCGAAATATTAACATCCGTATGACATATAATCAAGGGAAGTAAAACAACTTATGAGCATCATCTAAAGTTGAAGAGTAGAAGAAGAATACCTGTTTGAGTCCAATAATTTTGTCGCCTTCCATAACTTTTTCCCAATCAAATCTCTCAGAAATAACATTAAGCAACTCGGCTATTTGTTCATATTTTATAGGGCGTAAGGTCTTTAGTTCAAAACCAAATTTCTCGTGCTCTGTGCCAATTCTGAGGATTGAGCAAGTGTGAATTTTCACTTATGACTAGTTATCCAACAAACTGGGTATATAGAGGGAGATATACAGAAATAACACTCTGAATCCTCACTGACTTTCAATCCACATTGAATTAACAACCAATCACATAACAAAACCACTACTGTAAATAAGGCAATAAATACCtccatttttccttagacttgCATCCAGAGGCAAGATACGCTACAAGATCCTCTTTCGTTAGTGGCTCAGTAGCAATTACTGCATCTTCTGTTGGAGGACTGGCAGCAACTATCACACTATGCCCTCGTTTCTGTCCTACTCGTGCATTGTCTATATGCAAAATCTGTGTCTTCCTAGAAGAAGAATATGATACAGAAGAGAAGCCAATGGAATTTTCCTTCAACTTGGACGCCTCTATATTGTTTGCCCTACTGAAAACCACATTTTGTCCAGATTTATACCGAAATAGCTCAGTACGGATGCAGTATGATGAACCCGTCTGTGAAATGAGTACCATGGCCACCCCTGGAAAATCGTATACAACCTCTCAGTCAACTATACTTTACAAATTCAAGGGAATCAGATAAAATTTAGCCATCCCAGAGACCTACTGTTGCCCTCTCCTAGTAAAGGCCTATCTAAATGATATACTTCTTGCATTGAATTTCTATGTCAAAGCTCAGTCAACCTTCTTAAAAGTTTAAAACCaatgatatttttatttatttttaatacaaacaatatatgtcacttagtactacagtctagtggtattcctcttcacttgtaagtgagaggtcttaggtccattgtgaggcttagtccACTCCCCTGCCCCCTGGTGTAGATATtgtcgtttattaaaaaaatacaaacaataTATTTACGCGAAGACCACACATAGGCCTGCCATAATAATTTGGTGTCGAACTCACCATCCCAGGAGTCGAACCTATAACTTCCCACTTTCTAGTGAAGATGAATAGCACCAAAACGTAACACTAAGCGTCAAAAACCGATGTCATTAATAATTTCGATTCTCTTTCCACATATGCGTTTCCTTCTTTCCcttaaaaaatcaaaactttataACCCCCACTAACAAATTAGAATACTCAACCACAGCCACTACACTCCACGCATAACAAAAGGTGCAAAACTGTATAATTGAATGGCCcaacaaaacaaatatatacaaaaaaaaacccataaaatcaataacaCAAACAGCATTATCACATGATAtcaaaactgaaaattaaacaTTTAACGTTTGAAATGTTAATTGAATCGAATCAATCGAAACCCAGAAACTGTGCATGCAAGATGCAACCTCGCACCGTAATTAACACAATCAAACATCAGCCTGAGGCTCCAAAGATCAAAACTTGGCAACTGCAGGTAGTGTTAAACTAATCCAAAAGTAAATTCATTGGAGAATTTACCTGGAAATCTGACAATACAGTCGCAATTCAAATCTAGGATTCTGCAAGAAGCTTCTGAGGATGGCTCTCTGATAGAGAGAGAAATTCAAGGGAGAGAGAAACTGGCTCCTGTTTGCTGCTGATGAAAAGGAAACGCAAGCAGGTGTATTTAGATGAGAAATTATATAGTAGCAGGGCCCAAAGTGGTTCGGATCCTCTACGGATTTGTTCTCTCTGGACtcttaggtaccgtttggtactaGGATAGGGACGGAACGGAGTGAGACGAGGCGTTTCATTctacgtttggtgcgcctaaaacggaTGGAACGCACTGTTCCACATGACGAATTTtaggtgaattttcgttccgcctcacccctagaacgactcgttccacattcgtagaacacaaaattataaaatctctatctctttcttcttccttcttgtttCCATCCTAGGGAATCTTTACTCCATCTCTGTTTTGTCCCGTCCTATCCCATTCCATCCAGTTTTATTccattccgtcccgtcccgtttgCATACCAAACAGTACCTTAACACCATACATTGACAGCCGTTCAAGTAATAATGTGCGAAACAAAGTTTTGGGGACGAGGGACAGCGGAAGGGGTGGAAGAGCACGCGCCGTGGCTGAGAGACACGATGTCGTTTCGTTTGGAgccaattaaaaataaataaatgtttgagCCACACGATTTTACGTGGAATGAGGATTCTGAAGGATCCTAGAGATTCTTCAATCAtatccgtttatcgtatatcgtgtagtcagaaattattgtaaatcttttttatttaaggttaaatataaacagtacctgaaaaaaactgaccgcatgatatacgatgaacggatataaTTCGAGGATCCGAAGACGATCCTCTTTCCTTTACGTGAACATATGAGATTATTTAGTCCGGAGTGTTTCGGAGAGAACTGAACCAAGTCCTTATTTTGGTCCGTTTGTCCTGAATTCGCCAAGTCGGCATTCTCAACTTGTACTCCCACCTCATTGTTCTATTTTCCTGAGCATTATTGTTTCACCCATTACAAAAATTTAAGAATTGAAatgttattttcttcatctactattatttttaaataacttctaaaacatataaaaaaaatttatttttcatttttcaattgtttAAATAATTATCTCATTAGTAAAATGTTTGAACAACTATTATATATGATTAAATTAGAAGAATTCTGAACAactattatatataattaaactagaagattaaaaaatgaagaaaatatttatttaaaggAATTGAGATAGTTGTAGGGAGATGGTGAACAGAAAGATCTTGTCGGTTTCTTGTATGAATTCGAAAGAGAAGAAGCAGGTTTTGCTTGAAGGGTATGTGGAGGCGGCggacaacgatgatttatcgAGGAATAAAAGCTTGATAGATGAGGATCTCATCGAGTTCAAAGGGTAAATCTTGgtgttaaattttttattaaaaagtgATTCGGGAGATAAGACGGTAAGTGGGCCGTTTATCAACACTCTTTCATTGCAAAATGTACACATACCCACAAATATTTGATAACTACTTTATGCCATTCAAGGGAAAAAATAGAGAATAAAAGCCTACTTCGCAAGTTATTGAAAACTCTAGCAGTCTAaaggaaaaaccaaagaaaaaaaattttctGTCGCCGATCCTTGCCTTTGGTTTTACGATTGGCGACATTCTTCTGAAATTCATTCTTGGCCTCTTCCTTTTCGTTTACTTTGTTAGGTGTAAAATTGTTGTCATGAAACGTTGTAGTCATCATCTTTTGGTCCACACACATAACAACCACAAGGTTTTGAATTCAATCATCACATTCGATATAAGGTTGAAACTGAAAACCATTAAAGATGTCTAATTGTATCGGGACCAGGTTTAGCCAGTATGACACCATGGGTTTAGCAATTGCAATAATATGGCTCTCTGATGTCTTGAGCATGTAGAGTGGCAACATGATtttatccttttattttgtttttgtttaatatttttttaggaaTTGTCTTGGAGTTTAGTTTTGATTTCTCTTTAAGAGAGTTTGCTAGTTGTCTCTAGGAGGGTtgcttgattttaatttttgttttggtgtgCTACCTCTTTTGGATCTACGTGTGTAGAGTGGAGCTGTTTGATTTGCTTGATCTACTTCACTTGGTGTTTTGGGATCGTGGCGGTGATTAGGTGATGCGATTAGACTCATGGGCATCGTACTCTTGTCCCAATATatgatttgagatttttattctcACATTATCTATATGTATCATGAGGTTTAACAGTTAATTGATATGTGTAATCTTGTGGTTCTCGATGAGCTCTGACGAGTGCTTGAAGTCTACTCATTACTTTACGATTAGTGACGCTCTATTGTAATATTTGTAGATCTACTTTGCAAAGACCCTTTGGGGCCGAGTTCTTCACAATATGTATTTATAATGCCTTTTATTTAATGAATGAAATATTGTACTCCTCTTTTAGGTATTACTCAGCAAGTTAAGCAATTGGTTATTAAGGAAGCTAAATGATGAATTAAAGTAAGGTCAACGCCATTAAAGGATCCACATACAAAGTGTAACGGTTCGACTATCTACTAAAATAGTCATTTGTTGTCGATAATTCATaagcttttatatatatatattaaaaaaaaaattggtcttTGAGATaggcataactcatcacttttgCCCATGATAATGAAAATCCATAAAAGCGCTCCTTGAGTTTGTCCACTctaaatcattttggtctttatgTGAAAAATATGTCAATATCCTCGTTGAATTGTCATTTGACTACCtttttaagggtatttttgtcaagcCAACTCTTCCACTTAACAAGAATATTGACAGATTTTTCATGGAATAAACAAAATGGTTTACAGTGAACAAAAt of Malus sylvestris chromosome 6, drMalSylv7.2, whole genome shotgun sequence contains these proteins:
- the LOC126626487 gene encoding glutamate--cysteine ligase, chloroplastic-like isoform X4, coding for MVLISQTGSSYCIRTELFRYKSGQNVVFSRANNIEASKLKENSIGFSSVSYSSSRKTQILHIDNARVGQKRGHSVIVAASPPTEDAVIATEPLTKEDLVAYLASGCKSKEKWRIGTEHEKFGFELKTLRPIKYEQIAELLNVISERFDWEKVMEGDKIIGLKQGKQSISLEPGGQFELSGAPLATLHQTCAEVNSHLYQVKAITEEMGIGFLGIGFQPKWELKDIPIMPKGRYDIMRNYMPKVGTLGLDMMFRTCTVQVNLDFSSEADMIRKFRAGLALQPIATALFANSPFTEGKPNGFLSMRSQIWTDTDNNRTGMLPFVFDDSFGFEQYVDYALDVPMYFVYRNKKYIDCTGMTFRDFLVGKLPCIPGELPTLNDWENHLTTIFPEVRLKRYLEMRGADGGPWRRLCALPAFWVGILYDEVSLQNVLDLTADWTPEERQMLRNKVPITGLKTPFRDGLLKHVAQDVVKLARDGLERRGFKETGFLNEVAEVVRTGVTPAEKLLELYNGKWGQQIDPVFEELLY
- the LOC126626487 gene encoding glutamate--cysteine ligase, chloroplastic-like isoform X5 gives rise to the protein MVLISQTGSSYCIRTELFRYKSGQNVVFSRANNIEASKLKENSIGFSSVSYSSSRKTQILHIDNARVGQKRGHSVIVAASPPTEDAVIATEPLTKEDLVAYLASGCKSKEKWRIGTEHEKFGFELKTLRPIKYEQIAELLNVISERFDWEKVMEGDKIIGLKQGKQSISLEPGGQFELSGAPLATLHQTCAEVNSHLYQVKAITEEMGIGFLGIGFQPKWELKDIPIMPKGRYDIMRNYMPKVGTLGLDMMFRTCTVQVNLDFSSEADMIRKFRAGLALQPIATALFANSPFTEGKPNGFLSMRSQIWTDTDNNRTGMLPFVFDDSFGFEQYVDYALDVPMYFVYRNKKYIDCTGMTFRDFLVGKLPCIPGELPTLNDWENHLTTIFPEVRLKRYLEMRGADGGPWRRLCALPAFWLLQVTLLTTNSQQHKLIVICLKLQVGILYDEVSLQNVLDLTADWTPEERQMLRNK
- the LOC126626487 gene encoding glutamate--cysteine ligase, chloroplastic-like isoform X6; translated protein: MVLISQTGSSYCIRTELFRYKSGQNVVFSRANNIEASKLKENSIGFSSVSYSSSRKTQILHIDNARVGQKRGHSVIVAASPPTEDAVIATEPLTKEDLVAYLASGCKSKEKWRIGTEHEKFGFELKTLRPIKYEQIAELLNVISERFDWEKVMEGDKIIGLKQGKQSISLEPGGQFELSGAPLATLHQTCAEVNSHLYQVKAITEEMGIGFLGIGFQPKWELKDIPIMPKGRYDIMRNYMPKVGTLGLDMMFRTCTVQVNLDFSSEADMIRKFRAGLALQPIATALFANSPFTEGKPNGFLSMRSQIWTDTDNNRTGMLPFVFDDSFGFEQYVDYALDVPMYFVYRNKKYIDCTGMTFRDFLVGKLPCIPGELPTLNDWENHLTTIFPEVRLKRYLEMRGADGGPWRRLCALPAFWVGILYDEVSLQNVLDLTADWTPEERQMLRNK
- the LOC126626487 gene encoding glutamate--cysteine ligase, chloroplastic-like isoform X3, which produces MVLISQTGSSYCIRTELFRYKSGQNVVFSRANNIEASKLKENSIGFSSVSYSSSRKTQILHIDNARVGQKRGHSVIVAASPPTEDAVIATEPLTKEDLVAYLASGCKSKEKWRIGTEHEKFGFELKTLRPIKYEQIAELLNVISERFDWEKVMEGDKIIGLKQGKQSISLEPGGQFELSGAPLATLHQTCAEVNSHLYQVKAITEEMGIGFLGIGFQPKWELKDIPIMPKGRYDIMRNYMPKVGTLGLDMMFRTCTVQVNLDFSSEADMIRKFRAGLALQPIATALFANSPFTEGKPNGFLSMRRFEQYVDYALDVPMYFVYRNKKYIDCTGMTFRDFLVGKLPCIPGELPTLNDWENHLTTIFPEVRLKRYLEMRGADGGPWRRLCALPAFWLLQVTLLTTNSQQHKLIVICLKLQVGILYDEVSLQNVLDLTADWTPEERQMLRNKVPITGLKTPFRDGLLKHVAQDVVKLARDGLERRGFKETGFLNEVAEVVRTGVTPAEKLLELYNGKWGQQIDPVFEELLY